The following nucleotide sequence is from Equus przewalskii isolate Varuska unplaced genomic scaffold, EquPr2 contig_12237, whole genome shotgun sequence.
cgtGTCCATCCAGCCACCCGCTCATCAATCCACAAAGTCAACCAATGTGGAGTAGCCCCTTTCTTTGTAAGTCTCTAAGCTGGCATACAGGATGCCAACATAACCCAGACACAGTCTCTATCCTGCAATTCCTCATAGACTTGAGATCTGGAGAGGGCCATGTGTGTGTCAGGATCTGACCCAGCGCAGAGGTTGGGAAAGACTGATGTGTGACTCAAAACCCATCTGGCTTTTGCTACAAGACTCCATCTCATGGGTAACTCCACCTCTGGGATGGGTAAATTTGGGTTAAATGTGGTTTCTACATTTTTGGATAGAGGACCTAATGTTTCTGTCTCCTATGGTTCTCCCTGGGTAGTGTGAAGGTCACTCATCCCCGGCTGCTGGACCTTGACACTGTGCAGAGTCCTGATGGCCGCCGTTTCTATGTCACCATCCCTCTGGACATGATCCTCAATGTGAATGTGTGAGTGGGCtccaagggaggctggaagaTGACTCACCAAAGGAGACTCTGATGACCACGGGGAACCAAAAAGGGAGTGTTGAAGTCTAAGGGACATGAACCTCCAAATTCAGCTCTtttgctcctatgttgagtgacCTTGGGTCACTTGGGAAGCTCACTTGACCTCTTTGATACTTGGTTTCACCTATTGGGAAACGAGATGAGTACAGGTGTGGGCTAGATGGAGTGAGATGAGGCTGGCATTCCTGGCAAGAAGAAAAAGCCTCCTCTGCCTTGGAATGTAGTACCAGACTGTCTCGTCCACAGGCTCCTGGTCGGAAGTCTGTTAAATGGGGGTATGAAGCTAAACATCACTGCAGAACTCTTAACTGCACAAGATGAACAGAAGAATATCCCCCTGGTCCTTGACAGCTGCACTCACTCTGCTGACAGCCTGAAAATCACCCTGCTTAATAGGTGAGGCCAGAGAATTGACTTCTCCTGCCCAGAGACAATAGGAtgggatgatgggtggatggttgGAAAGATGGAACAATGGTGTAATGGATGAGTGGGAGGGGGGAATGGCGAAAAGATGAAtaggaggaagggaagatggataGTTGGGAGTAGAGGGATAGATGAAAAGGTAAATGGATCGGTAAATAGTCACTTAACCCTTGTTAGGCTGGACTGACCAATTTTATGCTAGATTAGGCAACAAGAAATCTGAGTTCAAGTTCCACCTACCAGAGGGGCATGGAGAGAGGTGGAGGGCTtcctgtgtgaacttggacacTGCTTCCCAACTTGAGTCTCAGCTTCTTCAGATAACTGTAATATGGAACCACATCGGGGTTGTTGACAGAATGCACTAAGATAATCGGTGTGAATGTGCTTTGTCCCAGTGAGGGGTAAAATAGCTCTGGAGCATAACTGGGTTACTGATTTCAGTTACTGTCACAAGAGAGACTGAGTCCTGCGTAATATGCAGgagtcatcatcatcatggctCACACTTACTGAACACGTATACTGTGCTTCACATGTATCATCTTGTTGAATCCTCATGACAACTACATACTATGCACTGTTCCTCCATTTATGGATTCTACAAAGTctcattgaacacctactgtgtactGGAACTATGTGTTTATTCTAcacacacctactgtgtgcactgCTGTGTAGGGTGTGACTCCCTTTGGATAGGCCCCTTGGTGTTTGCTGGCATGCGGGTGTGGATGGACAAGGCCCATTCTCAGTTACTTGGTGCTGACACTGCCTTGGGCACAGTGGTCCCTCTGAAGCCTTCAGCATACCAACCCCAGGCCTCTGCATCACCCCATGGCTTTTCCCTTTCAGATTTGTCCCTGTCCCCTTTCAAAGGCTCTTCAAAAGCCTCAGTAAGATCCTTCCTGGGCTGGTGCAGAGCAAGGTAAGTGGGTAGAAGTGGGGACTCCTGATCCTTGGTTCTTAGAGCTTATCAGACTGAGAGAGGCCCCAGGGTGAGCTTTTCTGAGTCCCTCAGCTTAATAAGTAAATTCCTTCCATCAGTCCATCTCTCCATTCACCCATCTGtgcatgtttcttttttccatctttcaaaaTGCATTGGTTGGTGCCTGCTCTGGACCAAGCCCTGTGCTAGTTCACACTGCAGCTGAAATGCACTGGTCCCTGCCCCAAGAAACTCCCAGTGCAGCCCTCTAAGGCACAGATGAGCCCTCTTCCAGCTCATGTTTGGGTGCCTCCTGTAACCAGAATCTCACCCCTCCTAGAGGAGCCCATCCTATTTAGAAACAGATGTCACGTCACAGAGTGAGCAGTGGCTCTTTGTGATTGGGCACTTCACACACAAGccttcagtttctccttctgcccaGTGTGGATGTGGGATTGCTGAGAATCAAATAAGAGTAATGACAGAAAATGTCCCCAGAGAATCTTTCCTGGGGATGCTGCTGCTCCCTGGGTCCCCCTAAAGTGTCACTTTGCCTaactcttctctctgcccctggGTCAGGTGTGCTCTCTGCTTAAAGAGGTTCTCAGCTGCTCGGACACCCCCATAGTGGAGACCATTTTCAGTCGGTAAGCCCTCACTCCCTCTCCGGAGGAGCAGCATTTTCCCCTGAGGAGCTCTGTCCCTGCACACTATAGGATGCTAGCTCCCTCCAGCCTCAACTCTCCCCAGTTTGAGTTTCCTTTATACTTTGATTTATCCAGATAATGCTGAGGTATAGACCCTGTCTCCCCCATCATCCCAGACATGGGGAACATCTGGGCTGGTTGCTGGAGGAGGCAAGGCCCCCTCCAAACCCTGTGTGGGCTTGGGCGGATCTCCAGAGTTCCCGTTTCCTGGCCTCAGGCCTCAGGAGCGTGTGAGTTATCACTGGACTCCTTCACACTGAGATCATCACTCTTgtctgtggtggtggttgtttttttcattttccagacaTGATGGTCTACAGACTGGAATTTGCCATTAAAGTCTAGGCCTTCCAGGAAGGAACTGGCCTCTGCTGAGCTGGTGAGtgcttctccccaaaccccaggaTTTTGCAGCTGGCTCCTGGTAGGGAGCAGAAGAGAGTTTGTGAGAGTGACttccaaaaagagagacaaagagccACATTGACCCATACAGAGATGCACAGAGACATCCACAGAAATgctgacagagatggagagacacaGGCAGCACTGCATCATAGCAACGAACCAAAAACACACACGGTCATgggtacacacagacacaccgcCCAGACAAACATGTGGTCACTCAGACAGACATATAGAGGCACACTCTCAAACCAGCACACTCACACTCATGTGCACACATTCGCAGCTTGCCAAACTACACATGGATACACAGACATACACTCATTCATATATGCACAATATATGCACAAGGAGTACGCTGACCCCAGGCCTGGGCTACCCTTGTGGCTGAAACAAGACCCCTATCCTGAGGGTCttagcctcctcccctccctctgatGCTGAGACTGCCTTGGAGGATGAGACTCCCCCTGGAGGATGGGTTTGATGATGGGCCAATACCAAGAAAAGACAGTGACCTTGAGTCTCCATTCTGATCTGGGTCTTCTCCCAACAGAACCGTTTCCTGCTCTTCAACCAACTCCACGCCCAGCCTATGAGGGCTCACAAAAGGCTGTCCCATGTTCTGGACAATGACATGGCTGCTGTTTGCAGACCAGAGCAGCATTCTCTCTGAGGAAACTGCTCCCCCTCCTTTCTCACTAGGCATGTGTTATACTCCATGTTCCTCATCAAATAAATTGCTCTTCCACTGCACGGGGAGCCTTGTTATTCTTAACCATCACTTGAGGGCTCATGGGATAGAAAGAGCCCTGGTCTGTGTGGTTTGAGCCATAGAACAGAGTTTGGACATTACACTGGAGATCTTAAAGGACTTAAGTGTGCAGATGAGTGTGGATTTCAGACCGACTGCTCCATTGTCCTTAGGAAGAGTGGACTGGGGGATGGGGGTAGATGTAACATTCCAGGTAGAGATGATGACACACGGTTACTACAGATGAAGTGAAAATGCCAGATTTGAGAGATGTTCAGGAGGTAAACCTGGAAGGGTGAGGGAGCAGGTGAGGCTCCTATCCATGTCTCAGGTTGGGGATGCCAATGGTAACAGTGAAAGTAGAAGGATGAAATGATTGCTGCAGAAAGGTTACACCTTTAGCTGTGGCCATTCTTCATGTAATTGCCTTGGAGACCCCGAGGAAGGCATCCAGGAAGCTGACAGACACACAAGTCATTGAATACTGTGCTTTTGATTACTTGCATCGAGTTGTAATgaactcttttctcttctcagcaAGAGGATGATAAAGATGACAATGAGGAAGTGTAGGAGGAAGGACAAAGTAGTCCAAAGTTTTCATTGCTAAAGGCTTGAGAAAGATAGGCATAGAGAAGGGTCACTGTagttataaataaaaagattatcaATGCCTTGGATGAGAGTCATATTTTTGGAAGAAGAAgtcttattttaaggaattgagaAGAGGAAGGGATGTAAGGAAGTTGAGCCTGTGAATGCAGATAAGATTCAAGAAAAATTGGATGcaagaaagaagaagaacagGGCTGCTCAGGCTAGGGAAGGTTGTCCCCtcgaagaaaaaataaatacactatCATTGTTTCAGGTCCTCAGAGGACCagcccatccctctctctccacagatgaggagactgaggccttGGGGTATGAGAatgacttgcacaaggtcacagtGACAAAAAGGCAAAACAAGGACTGAAACATCCCAGAGTTCACAGAAAACTGTGCCCTTTACTCTTTAGAAGACCCCATTGACCTCATGAGCATCAGCAGATTCAGGTGGGTGTTTTTCAACCCCTACCAAACGTCTGTCATCATGCCCAGAAACATCACTCTCCACCTACTGTTGCCACCAAACCACCATGGCATTGTAGAAAGACAGTTCCATAGTTCAGAACTGAAGGAAGGCTTGTCGTAGGAAACCAGCTTGTGTCTTCTGGCGAGGATGTACAGGAGGAAGCACCATCCAGGCTCACAGAAGCATAAGACCTTTGAACTGAGGATGAGTAGTTAAATCCCATAAGCAGCTAAATGATCATTGTGAATGTCACCTCAGCAGTGACCTGAAGTAGAGAAGAGATGTCCAGACTGGAAACTAGCAATCAGGATTGATTGGGCTTAGGGAGAATTCAGGGATTAGTTACCTTCATGTCCTTTCTCAGCAGGTATTAGGTCAGGACTGAGAGGCCATCTTGCCTGAGGTCCCTAGAAGCAAATTTGATAAGGACAGACACATACACCTTggactgtcagcacagtcctgccGCCCTCTGACCATGGCACCAAACTGCATTCCTGCCTGGACACAGAGCCACTGCCGACCTCTGGATACTACTTTCCCACTGTTCCCTGGGCTTCTTCCTATATCCCACAGATGGGTCTTACCCTCCCCTAACAACTTCAATTCCTAACTAACTAGTCTAAGACTCCCCTGGATACAAAAGAGTCTGGCAGGGGGCCAGGTTGATGAGAACACATTTATGACTCTTAAATAGTGacaatattttcacattttaaaaactctctagCAGGATATCGGTGACAATAGCACATTAAA
It contains:
- the LOC139081272 gene encoding BPI fold-containing family A member 1-like yields the protein MFVQVRLREKRKEKDTKIEDVSDWGPHRLLWAAGPDHSLLETLPLSPNQTQPLTVAPSPALSHTDFAGSLSIALSNGLLSEGLLGSLEKLPLSNTLKAEGVTTKAVFGGLLGKIATVIRFMNIIDVKVTHPRLLDLDTVQSPDGRRFYVTIPLDMILNVNVLLVGSLLNGGMKLNITAELLTAQDEQKNIPLVLDSCTHSADSLKITLLNRFVPVPFQRLFKSLSKILPGLVQSKVCSLLKEVLSCSDTPIVETIFSRHDGLQTGICH